From a single Nicotiana tomentosiformis chromosome 2, ASM39032v3, whole genome shotgun sequence genomic region:
- the LOC104106884 gene encoding autophagy-related protein 101 isoform X1, whose protein sequence is MNCEVCQLKELDVEHFEIREVLRCIFHTIMFHRALGLLRPKDVDSELFDIIYTQCGDAEVEKKIEEKITQFIDRVEKHPNRKNQICLSFYEVKNKQASWFTNKVERFYWEYWYINLNVAHHPKGHSGKSNLSKVVDPGESASEERNARRTVLESSLREVMFQIIKFVNEKKDHIPAIPNLECVTFPYEISISSSSDSAFGMDVIRRMLQTGHPTMLS, encoded by the exons ATGAATTGTGAAGTTTGCCAGCTAAAAGAACTT GATGTGGAGCATTTTGAGATACGAGAAGTCCTCCGAT GTATTTTTCATACAATTATGTTCCACAGAGCATTAGGCCTGCTGCGGCCGAAGGATGTTGATTCAGAACTCTTTGACATTATCTAT ACACAGTGTGGTGATGCGGAGGTTGAAAAGAAAATTGAAGAGAAGATTACCCAATTCATTGATAGGGTTGAGAAGCATCCTAACAGGAAAAATCAG ATTTGCCTATCCTTTTATGAAGTCAAAAACAAACAAGCCTCATGGTTCACCAACAAAGTTGAACGTTTCTACTGGGAATACTGGTACATAAATTTAAATGTGGCTCATCATCCGAAAGGTCATTCTGGCAAGTCCAATCTCTCAAAAGTAGTTGATCCAGGAG AGAGTGCTTCTGAAGAGAGGAATGCCCGACGCACAGTGTTAGAGTCATCTCTTCGTGAAGTTATGTTTCAGATAATAAAATTTGTAAATGAAAAAAAGGACCATATTCCTGCAATACCAAATCTTGAGTGTGTCACATTTCCTTATGAGATCTCTATCTCAAG TTCATCAGATTCTGCTTTTGGAATGGATGTGATCAGGAGAATGTTGCAGACTGGGCATCCAACTATGCTCAGCTGA
- the LOC104106884 gene encoding autophagy-related protein 101 isoform X2 — MFHRALGLLRPKDVDSELFDIIYTQCGDAEVEKKIEEKITQFIDRVEKHPNRKNQICLSFYEVKNKQASWFTNKVERFYWEYWYINLNVAHHPKGHSGKSNLSKVVDPGESASEERNARRTVLESSLREVMFQIIKFVNEKKDHIPAIPNLECVTFPYEISISSSSDSAFGMDVIRRMLQTGHPTMLS; from the exons ATGTTCCACAGAGCATTAGGCCTGCTGCGGCCGAAGGATGTTGATTCAGAACTCTTTGACATTATCTAT ACACAGTGTGGTGATGCGGAGGTTGAAAAGAAAATTGAAGAGAAGATTACCCAATTCATTGATAGGGTTGAGAAGCATCCTAACAGGAAAAATCAG ATTTGCCTATCCTTTTATGAAGTCAAAAACAAACAAGCCTCATGGTTCACCAACAAAGTTGAACGTTTCTACTGGGAATACTGGTACATAAATTTAAATGTGGCTCATCATCCGAAAGGTCATTCTGGCAAGTCCAATCTCTCAAAAGTAGTTGATCCAGGAG AGAGTGCTTCTGAAGAGAGGAATGCCCGACGCACAGTGTTAGAGTCATCTCTTCGTGAAGTTATGTTTCAGATAATAAAATTTGTAAATGAAAAAAAGGACCATATTCCTGCAATACCAAATCTTGAGTGTGTCACATTTCCTTATGAGATCTCTATCTCAAG TTCATCAGATTCTGCTTTTGGAATGGATGTGATCAGGAGAATGTTGCAGACTGGGCATCCAACTATGCTCAGCTGA
- the LOC104106885 gene encoding geraniol 8-hydroxylase-like: protein MDYVSILLGLSFAWILVRELMSLRRNKSSKRLAPGPFPLPIIGNLHLLGDQPHKSLAQLAKVHGPIMNLKFGQINTVVISSSVLAKEVMQKQDLTFSNRCVPDALRACNHYDFSVLWLPVNHDSRWRTLRKIMISNIFSGNKLDVSEHLRTKKIQELIDFCHKSANNGEAVDIGRAAFRTSLNLLSNTIFSKDLSDPFSDSAKEFKDLVWNIMVETGKPNLVDYFPFLEKIDPQGIRRRMTDHFTKILDLMSGLIDERLKERKMRNYANVDVLDALLNISPEELDRNHIEHMCLDLFAAGTDTTSNTLEWAMAELLQNPHILEKAQEELAQMIGRGKLVDETDIAQLPYLRCIVKETLRIHPQAPFLIPRKVEDDVELCGYIVPKDSKVLVNVWAIGRDSGLWENPLVFKPERFWESEIDVRGQDFELIPFGAGRRICPGLPLAIRMIPVALGSLLNTFNWKLQGGIAPKDLDMEEKFGITVAKAQPLLAIPIPL, encoded by the exons ATGGACTATGTATCCATTTTGCTCGGACTGTCATTCGCCTGGATTTTGGTGCGTGAACTCATGTCACTTAGAAGAAACAAAAGCTCTAAAAGACTTGCACCAGGTCCATTTCCTTTGCCTATTATTGGAAACCTTCATTTGCTCGGTGACCAACCTCACAAATCACTAGCTCAACTCGCAAAAGTTCATGGTCCAATTATGAATCTCAAATTTGGCCAAATAAACACAGTGGTCATTTCCTCATCAGTCTTGGCTAAAGAAGTCATGCAAAAACAAGATTTGACCTTTTCCAATAGGTGTGTTCCTGACGCTCTCCGTGCCTGCAATCACTATGATTTTTCTGTTCTTTGGTTACCAGTTAATCATGACTCTCGCTGGAGAACACTTCGCAAGATTATGATCTCTAACATCTTCTCAG GTAACAAGCTTGATGTTAGTGAGCATCTCAGAACTAAAAAGATCCAGGAGCTAATTGATTTTTGTCACAAGAGTGCCAACAATGGTGAAGCAGTGGATATTGGCAGAGCAGCTTTTAGAACTTCCCTGAATTTGCTGTCAAACACCATTTTCTCTAAAGATTTGAGTGACCCATTTTCTGATTCCGCTAAGGAATTTAAGGACTTGGTGTGGAACATTATGGTCGAGACTGGTAAACCAAATTTGGTggactatttcccttttcttgaGAAAATTGATCCACAAGGTATAAGGCGGCGCATGACCGATCATTTTACTAAGATTCTTGACCTTATGAGTGGTTTGATTGATGAGCGGCTAAAGGAAAGGAAAATGAGAAACTATGCAAATGTTGATGTTTTAGATGCCCTTCTCAACATTAGCCCAGAAGAGCTTGACAGGAATCACATCGAGCATATGTGTCTG GACTTGTTTGCAGCAGGGACTGATACAACATCAAATACATTGGAGTGGGCAATGGCAGAACTACTCCAGAATCCACATATTTTGGAGAAAGCCCAAGAAGAACTTGCACAAATGATTGGCAGAGGTAAACTAGTAGATGAAACTGATATTGCACAGCTTCCTTACTTGCGATGCATCGTGAAAGAAACCTTACGAATACACCCTCAAGCTCCTTTCTTAATTCCGCGCAAAGTGGAGGATGATGTTGAGCTTTGTGGTTATATTGTTCCAAAAGACTCGAAAGTTCTAGTGAATGTGTGGGCAATTGGGCGCGACTCTGGCCTATGGGAAAATCCTTTGGTCTTTAAGCCAGAGAGGTTCTGGGAGTCAGAAATAGATGTTCGAGGTCAGGATTTTGAGCTCATACCATTTGGTGCTGGTCGGAGAATTTGTCCTGGATTGCCTTTGGCGATCAGGATGATTCCAGTAGCACTAGGTTCATTGCTAAATACATTTAACTGGAAGCTACAAGGTGGAATTGCACCTAAAGATTTGGACATGGAGGAAAAATTTGGTATTACAGTGGCAAAAGCTCAACCTCTGCTAGCTATCCCTATTCCACTGTAG